Proteins encoded together in one Streptomyces sp. NA04227 window:
- a CDS encoding glycoside hydrolase family 3 protein, which produces MHPHTPRTPGTRQRRRTGSRLTGTLLATAALLAGALTAPTAAGADASSDDRTTATDPRPQAQAPYRNAKLPVDRRVADLLGRMTLAEKVGQMTQAERAAVDGDRDQITRLGLGSLLSGGGSTPKPNTPEAWADMVDAYQEKALATRLGIPLLYGVDSVHGHNNLVGATVFPHNMAMGATRDPQLVRRAAEITATETRATGPQWAFAPCVCVVRDVRWGRSYESYGEDPDLVTRMESAIDGLQGTRPEDLARPDRVLASAKHFAGDGDTEYGTSTTGTYTLDQGVTVTDHESFNRIDLAPYVPAVRKHHVGTIMPSYSSVKWTDAGDGKPVKMSAHKELLTDVLKSKIGFDGFLISDWEAIHQLPGDYAAQVRASVNAGMDMFMEPYAAPKFVETLIKEVEAGRVETSRIDDAVSRILRAKFRLGLFEKPYTDRSNADTIGSPAHRAVAREAVAKSQVLLKNSGGALPLKKSQKIYVAGVNADDLGNQAGGWTVTWQGQSGNGHFPGTTILGGIKEHAEQVTYSQDAAAPTEGNDVGVVVVGETPYAEGMGDVGNGGHTLNLSAADKANIDRVCGAIETCVVLDVAGRPQIVTDELAKTDAFVMSWLPGAEGGGVADVLFGRTPFTGKLPVTWPRSEAQEPINVGDTDYDPLFRYGFGLSARR; this is translated from the coding sequence ATGCACCCCCACACCCCCCGCACCCCCGGCACCCGACAGCGGCGCAGAACCGGTTCCCGGCTCACCGGCACACTGCTCGCCACCGCCGCCCTGCTGGCCGGGGCCCTCACCGCGCCGACCGCCGCCGGAGCGGATGCCTCCTCCGACGACCGGACCACGGCCACCGACCCCCGCCCACAAGCCCAAGCGCCGTACCGCAACGCCAAGTTGCCCGTCGACCGGCGCGTCGCCGACCTGCTCGGGCGGATGACGCTCGCGGAGAAGGTCGGCCAGATGACCCAGGCCGAACGCGCCGCCGTGGACGGCGACCGGGACCAGATCACCCGGCTCGGGCTCGGGTCGCTGCTCTCCGGCGGTGGCTCGACGCCGAAGCCCAACACCCCCGAGGCGTGGGCGGACATGGTGGACGCCTACCAGGAGAAGGCGCTGGCCACCCGGCTCGGTATTCCGCTGCTCTACGGAGTGGACTCGGTGCACGGCCACAACAATCTGGTCGGTGCCACCGTCTTCCCGCACAACATGGCCATGGGTGCCACCCGCGATCCCCAACTGGTGCGCAGGGCTGCCGAGATCACGGCCACCGAGACCAGGGCGACCGGGCCGCAGTGGGCGTTCGCGCCCTGTGTGTGCGTGGTGCGGGACGTGCGCTGGGGGCGCTCGTACGAGAGTTACGGGGAGGACCCGGATCTGGTGACCCGGATGGAGAGTGCGATCGACGGGCTCCAGGGCACCCGGCCGGAGGACCTCGCGCGGCCGGACCGGGTGCTGGCCAGTGCCAAGCACTTCGCGGGCGACGGGGACACCGAGTACGGGACCTCGACGACGGGGACGTACACGCTCGACCAGGGTGTCACCGTCACCGACCACGAGTCGTTCAACCGGATCGACCTGGCGCCGTACGTCCCGGCGGTGCGAAAGCATCACGTCGGCACGATCATGCCCTCGTACTCCAGCGTGAAGTGGACCGACGCCGGGGACGGCAAGCCGGTGAAGATGAGCGCGCACAAGGAGCTGCTCACCGATGTGCTGAAGAGCAAGATCGGCTTCGACGGCTTTCTGATCAGTGACTGGGAGGCCATCCACCAGCTGCCCGGTGACTACGCCGCGCAGGTGCGGGCCTCGGTCAACGCCGGGATGGACATGTTCATGGAGCCGTACGCGGCACCGAAGTTCGTCGAGACGCTGATCAAGGAGGTCGAGGCGGGGCGGGTCGAGACGTCCCGTATCGACGACGCGGTGAGCCGGATCCTGCGGGCGAAGTTCCGGCTCGGGCTGTTCGAGAAGCCGTACACCGACCGCTCGAACGCGGACACCATCGGCTCGCCCGCGCACCGTGCGGTGGCCCGTGAGGCGGTGGCCAAGTCGCAGGTGCTGCTGAAGAATTCGGGTGGCGCGCTGCCGCTGAAGAAGTCGCAGAAGATCTACGTGGCGGGCGTCAACGCCGACGACCTCGGCAACCAGGCCGGTGGCTGGACGGTCACCTGGCAGGGGCAGTCCGGCAACGGCCACTTCCCCGGCACCACCATCCTCGGCGGCATCAAGGAGCACGCCGAGCAGGTCACGTACAGCCAGGACGCCGCGGCGCCGACCGAGGGCAACGATGTCGGAGTCGTGGTCGTCGGCGAGACCCCGTACGCGGAGGGCATGGGTGATGTCGGCAACGGCGGGCACACGCTGAACCTCTCGGCCGCGGACAAGGCGAACATCGACCGGGTGTGCGGGGCGATCGAGACCTGTGTGGTGCTCGACGTGGCGGGGCGGCCGCAGATCGTGACCGACGAGCTCGCGAAGACGGACGCGTTCGTCATGTCGTGGCTGCCGGGCGCCGAGGGCGGCGGCGTCGCCGATGTGCTCTTCGGCCGCACGCCGTTCACCGGCAAGCTCCCGGTCACCTGGCCGCGCAGCGAGGCGCAGGAACCCATCAATGTCGGCGACACGGACTACGACCCGCTGTTCCGGTACGGATTCGGGCTGAGCGCCCGCCGCTGA
- a CDS encoding helix-turn-helix transcriptional regulator, with protein MPPRRTPTQRQKRLGTELRKMRLAAGASTEFAAGLLGVDRTKVSNIESGTRTITPERIRKLACNYSCEDGSYIDALAAMASDQDKGWWEGYRGQLPVGLLDIAELEWHARKLRVGVSIHLPGLLQTDRYARTIFAAALPALEPAEIELRVALRLQRQQALHRNSPLHYVGYVHEAALRMEFGGAKVMRPQLELLCESSEMENVELRAIPFKAGVFPGAGQSVIYFEDGVPNLDTVQLDSAHGPEFSDAQAQLDKYRSHLDRMAQIALPPEQSRDFVHHIARDL; from the coding sequence ATGCCACCGAGGCGAACGCCCACACAGCGCCAGAAGCGACTCGGAACCGAGCTACGAAAAATGCGCCTCGCGGCAGGTGCGTCGACCGAGTTCGCAGCGGGACTCCTCGGAGTCGACCGCACCAAGGTCTCGAACATCGAATCGGGAACTCGGACCATCACACCCGAGCGCATTCGCAAGCTGGCATGCAACTACTCCTGCGAGGACGGGTCGTACATCGACGCGCTCGCAGCGATGGCGAGCGATCAGGACAAGGGCTGGTGGGAGGGGTACCGGGGTCAGCTCCCCGTCGGATTGCTCGACATCGCCGAACTTGAATGGCACGCAAGGAAGTTGAGAGTCGGCGTTTCCATCCATCTGCCTGGCCTGCTTCAGACGGACAGGTACGCGCGCACGATCTTCGCGGCAGCCCTGCCGGCACTGGAGCCCGCCGAAATAGAACTCCGCGTCGCCCTTCGCCTCCAGCGTCAGCAGGCGCTGCACCGCAACTCCCCACTCCACTACGTGGGTTATGTGCATGAAGCAGCGCTCCGCATGGAGTTCGGCGGGGCGAAGGTGATGCGGCCCCAGCTGGAACTGCTCTGCGAAAGCTCGGAGATGGAGAACGTGGAGCTACGGGCAATTCCCTTCAAGGCCGGTGTGTTCCCGGGCGCCGGTCAGTCGGTGATCTACTTCGAGGACGGGGTGCCGAACCTCGACACCGTGCAGCTCGACTCGGCGCACGGCCCGGAGTTCTCGGACGCGCAAGCCCAACTGGACAAGTACCGCTCGCACCTTGACCGAATGGCACAGATTGCGCTCCCGCCCGAGCAGTCGCGAGACTTCGTTCACCACATCGCCCGCGACCTGTAG
- a CDS encoding 1-acyl-sn-glycerol-3-phosphate acyltransferase — translation MNPLNPWPLEPVCDPSCAGRSTASVSPAVRGRRYAALAYTVAGAVAAGKRLSEPEVVRAKARAVLDGVGLRIVGDTGPLSVPKEESGGTGTLIVANHISWIDVITMLAVEPMTILAKQQVGGWPVIGGLARRLGTRFVHREKVRELPLMIEDMTRLLASGRSVLVFPQATTWCSVAGGGFYRASFQAAVDAGAPVRPVTIDYFQGPRRTRWAGFLGVENFTASLSRVAGAADMTVRVTAHPPIRGTDRRQLAQDARLVINGELAPMHAGPGAVAKVRTGAGAGAAAEVRAGAAVTVVRTGAAADVRTGAAADVRTDATADVRTDAAAAEPEDEPARMAVG, via the coding sequence GTGAATCCGCTCAACCCCTGGCCCCTGGAGCCGGTCTGCGACCCGAGCTGTGCGGGCCGCTCCACGGCGTCCGTCTCCCCCGCCGTGCGGGGCCGCCGCTATGCCGCCCTCGCGTACACGGTCGCGGGCGCGGTGGCGGCGGGCAAGCGGCTCTCGGAGCCCGAAGTGGTGCGCGCCAAGGCGCGGGCGGTGCTCGACGGCGTCGGTCTGCGGATCGTCGGCGACACCGGTCCGCTCAGCGTGCCCAAGGAGGAGTCGGGCGGCACCGGCACGCTGATCGTCGCCAACCACATCTCCTGGATCGACGTCATCACGATGCTGGCCGTCGAGCCGATGACCATCCTGGCCAAACAGCAGGTCGGCGGGTGGCCGGTGATCGGCGGCCTGGCCCGGCGCCTCGGCACCCGGTTCGTGCACCGCGAGAAGGTACGCGAACTCCCGCTGATGATCGAGGACATGACCCGGCTGCTCGCCTCCGGCCGCTCCGTCCTCGTCTTCCCGCAGGCCACCACCTGGTGCTCGGTCGCGGGCGGCGGCTTCTACCGCGCCAGCTTCCAGGCCGCCGTCGACGCCGGGGCCCCCGTGCGCCCGGTGACCATCGACTACTTCCAGGGCCCGCGCCGCACCCGCTGGGCCGGCTTCCTCGGCGTGGAGAACTTCACCGCCTCGCTGAGCAGGGTGGCGGGCGCGGCGGACATGACGGTACGGGTCACCGCCCACCCGCCAATACGCGGCACCGACCGGCGCCAACTCGCCCAGGACGCACGGTTGGTGATCAACGGGGAGCTGGCGCCGATGCATGCGGGGCCGGGGGCTGTGGCGAAGGTTCGGACGGGGGCCGGGGCGGGGGCTGCCGCCGAGGTTCGGGCGGGGGCGGCGGTAACCGTGGTTCGTACGGGTGCGGCTGCTGACGTTCGTACGGGTGCGGCTGCCGACGTTCGTACGGATGCGACTGCTGACGTTCGTACGGATGCGGCTGCAGCCGAGCCCGAGGACGAGCCTGCCCGGATGGCCGTGGGCTGA
- a CDS encoding GNAT family N-acetyltransferase, which yields MLLTSTGTTPDTSNYVTSIADTEEQIRAAQRLRYQVFAEEMGAALSTPLAGHDIDEYDDRVDHLIVTDTTSGEVVGTYRLLPPGRLQHSYSDSEFDLRALDEVRPSMIETGRSCVHPDHRSGAVINLMWSGLARYVLLSGHRYLAGCASVPLSDGGVAASNAWLLGNSKHASPTELRVHPRRPWVPSAQAAVERPSYAELPPLLRAYLRIGAWMCGAPAHDPEFGVADFFVLLDMDRLNDRYRRYFLGEVQ from the coding sequence ATGCTTCTGACATCCACGGGCACGACGCCCGACACCAGTAACTACGTCACCTCCATCGCGGACACCGAGGAGCAGATCCGCGCGGCGCAGCGGCTGCGCTACCAGGTGTTCGCCGAGGAGATGGGCGCCGCGCTGAGCACACCGCTGGCTGGCCACGACATCGACGAGTACGACGACCGCGTCGACCACCTGATCGTCACCGACACGACCAGCGGCGAGGTCGTCGGCACCTACCGGCTGCTGCCGCCCGGCCGCCTCCAGCACTCCTACTCGGACAGCGAGTTCGACCTGCGGGCGCTCGACGAGGTCCGGCCCTCGATGATCGAGACGGGCCGCTCCTGTGTGCACCCCGACCACCGCTCGGGCGCGGTGATCAACCTGATGTGGTCGGGCCTGGCCCGCTACGTCCTGCTCTCCGGCCACCGCTATCTCGCGGGCTGCGCCTCGGTGCCGCTGTCGGACGGCGGCGTCGCCGCCTCCAACGCCTGGCTGCTCGGCAACTCCAAGCACGCCTCCCCCACCGAGCTGCGGGTCCACCCGCGCCGCCCGTGGGTGCCCTCGGCCCAGGCCGCGGTGGAGCGTCCCTCGTACGCCGAACTGCCCCCGCTGCTCCGTGCCTACCTGCGGATCGGCGCGTGGATGTGCGGTGCGCCCGCGCACGACCCGGAGTTCGGGGTCGCCGACTTCTTCGTCCTGCTCGACATGGACCGCCTCAACGACCGCTACCGGCGCTACTTCCTCGGGGAAGTGCAGTGA